In Azospirillaceae bacterium, a genomic segment contains:
- a CDS encoding efflux RND transporter periplasmic adaptor subunit, which produces MKRRTAVAALALVLAAVYGGYHAWGGKAVADAGTAKRAAGDGPVPVVTARVFRGAVPIDVTAVGTVQPISTVQVRARIDSQLMEAKVNEGQEVHAGDLLFLLDQRPAKAALAQAEATLARDQAQLGQARSDAQRHAGLFARGAVSLQQNEQMAATAKAQEATVLADQAMVDQAKLTLAFTEIRSPIDGVVGSILLRPGNLVKGSDSGSTLTTLVQVAPINVAFTVPERNVTAVRHALRAAHPPLVNAKTTDGLVSATGRLVFIDNTVDQQSGTIQLKALYDNKDRALWPGQFVDVSLNLGAEADVLSVPAVAVQRGQAGAYVFIVKVDDTVDMRPVTVARFAEQGAVISGGVSAGERVVIEGQLRLVPGAKIIEQPASGGSQGGVEADGAAPGGTVGAIQANGKART; this is translated from the coding sequence ATGAAACGTCGCACGGCCGTCGCCGCGCTGGCCCTGGTCCTCGCCGCCGTCTATGGCGGTTACCACGCCTGGGGAGGGAAGGCCGTGGCCGACGCAGGCACCGCCAAGCGCGCCGCCGGCGATGGCCCCGTGCCGGTGGTGACGGCGCGGGTGTTCCGGGGGGCGGTACCCATCGACGTGACGGCCGTGGGCACGGTGCAGCCCATCTCCACCGTGCAGGTGCGCGCCCGCATCGACAGCCAGCTGATGGAAGCCAAGGTGAACGAGGGGCAGGAGGTCCACGCCGGCGACCTGCTGTTCCTGCTGGACCAGCGCCCGGCCAAGGCGGCGCTGGCGCAGGCCGAGGCGACGCTGGCCCGCGACCAGGCGCAACTGGGCCAGGCGCGGTCCGACGCCCAGCGCCACGCCGGCCTGTTCGCGCGCGGTGCCGTCTCGCTGCAGCAGAATGAGCAGATGGCCGCCACCGCCAAGGCGCAGGAGGCCACGGTGCTGGCCGACCAGGCGATGGTGGACCAGGCGAAGCTGACCCTGGCCTTCACCGAGATCCGGTCCCCCATCGATGGCGTGGTGGGCAGCATCCTGCTGCGCCCCGGCAACCTGGTGAAGGGCAGCGACAGCGGGTCGACCCTGACCACCCTGGTGCAGGTGGCGCCCATCAATGTCGCCTTCACGGTGCCGGAACGCAACGTGACGGCGGTGCGCCACGCCCTGCGCGCCGCCCATCCGCCCCTGGTCAACGCCAAGACGACGGATGGCCTGGTCAGCGCCACCGGCCGCCTGGTCTTCATCGACAACACGGTGGACCAGCAGTCCGGCACCATCCAGCTGAAGGCCCTGTACGACAACAAGGACCGCGCCCTGTGGCCCGGCCAGTTCGTGGACGTCAGCCTGAACCTGGGCGCCGAGGCCGACGTGCTGTCCGTGCCGGCGGTGGCGGTGCAGCGCGGCCAGGCCGGCGCCTATGTCTTCATCGTCAAGGTGGACGACACGGTGGACATGCGCCCCGTGACCGTCGCGCGCTTCGCCGAGCAGGGGGCGGTGATATCCGGCGGCGTCAGTGCCGGTGAGCGGGTGGTGATTGAGGGCCAGTTGCGCCTGGTCCCCGGCGCCAAGATCATTGAGCAGCCGGCTAGCGGCGGCAGCCAGGGCGGGGTGGAGGCCGACGGTGCGGCGCCCGGCGGTACCGTGGGGGCGATCCAGGCCAACGGAAAGGCGCGGACGTGA